CTGGCGTCGGTCGGCGCCAAGGTGGTCTCGCACCGCGATGCCCTGCCCAACGGACATGACCCCCGCACCGGCATCGTCGCGTTCGAGCTCCCCGGCCAGGACCCGGTCGAGGCCCGCAGCCGCTGCATGGACGCCGGCGTCGTGCTGAGCTGCCGTGGCGGGCGGCTCAGGATCGCCATCCATGCTTATAATAATGAGCAGGACATCGACCGGCTGATCGACGTGCTCGGCGCGTCGAGCTAGGTTGTTGCCCGCTCTTCTACCTCCCTAATCACGCCCGCTTCTCTTAAACCATGGCCAGCACCGCCGTCTACACCGGCTCTTTCGACCCCATCACGCTGGGGCACCTGAACGTGATCCAGCGGAGCAGCCGCCTGTTCGACGAGTTCATCGTCGGCATCGGCGTGAACCCCGACAAGAAGTCGCTGTTCAAGGCCGACGAGCGGGTCGAGCTCATCGAACGGGTCTGCGCCGACATGCCCAACGTGCGGGTCAAGAGCTTCACCGGCTTGGCCGTGCGGTTCGTCCGCGAGTGCGGGGCCCGCACGATCGTCCGCGGCGTGCGCTCGCTCACCGATATGGAGGTCGAGTTCACGATGACCTTGGCCAACCGCAAGCTCGACCCCGATATCGAGACCGTGTTCTTGATGGCCGACGACGAGTTCTCGCACGTCAGCAGCTCGCTCATCAAGCAGATCACCCCGCTGGCGAGCGACGAGGAACTCGCCCGCTTCGTGCCGCGGCAGATCGTGCCCGACCTCCGCAAGAAGCTGCAGAAGTAGGCACGGTCTCCTCACCTCGCTAGCTGACAATCCGCACGAGCTGCAGGAACAAGAACGTCACGCCGATCACGGCCAGCACGTTGCGGATACCGTCAAACCACGGCGGCTGCGGCAGGTTGATATCAGCGGCCGCCACGGCCGGGATTGCGGCGACCGCCGGCCCCGCCTGCTTCGACTCGGCCGACGTCCACTGCGCGTAACTGTCGGCGCCCTGCGGCTCCTCTCCATTGGTG
This Posidoniimonas polymericola DNA region includes the following protein-coding sequences:
- the coaD gene encoding pantetheine-phosphate adenylyltransferase, which translates into the protein MASTAVYTGSFDPITLGHLNVIQRSSRLFDEFIVGIGVNPDKKSLFKADERVELIERVCADMPNVRVKSFTGLAVRFVRECGARTIVRGVRSLTDMEVEFTMTLANRKLDPDIETVFLMADDEFSHVSSSLIKQITPLASDEELARFVPRQIVPDLRKKLQK